GAGAATAGACAGAGAGTCCGGGAGCCCAAACTTGGCCCCGGACTTGGGCTTGTCACCGCAGAACTCACTCTGTGGAGAAAGAACAAAAATCAAAaccatgaacatttttttttatgaagttaCAGTAGTGCTGTATAGTAAACAAGGCTTTAGAGTGCATTATTTGATGTGCACAAGTTGTGGAGGATTATTCACCAAGTCCTGCATCTCCTTCTGGTGCTTGGCCATCGCCTTCTTGGTGCCAACCGCAAACACAAAAGTGTCCATGTCGTCTTCATTAAGAGTCACTTTGATTTGCTGCGAACAGAGAGACGCTGTTAGTGAGACGATGACCGTGAGACTGCTTATAGAAGAACAGTCCAGTGCTTCTAGATTTTGTCTTTAACTTCACAGAATTGCTCTTTGACTGAAACATACCACTTGATCACAGACGGGCCTCATCATCCTGGCCAGAACGTTGAGCAGGTCCTGCCTCTTCAGAAACTGGAGTAGACCACAAAGAGAGAACATGACATGACAGTTTATTAAACACAAATTCAGTGACACCAACACTCTCCTATAGATTAAACACATTACTCATACCTTGAGTTGGATCAGCATGCCTTCACAGCACACACGCCCAGAGCACCACAGGTTGTAGATGTGCTCATTTTCCTGATTCAGCTTCCCAGTGCTCACTGGTTCTTTACTGGTGCCGTCATCACCTGCACATTGAAATTATAGACAGTTAACAGAAGCTCTGCGTCATACCGACCGTCACCACGTCCTCCGTTGctttcacacactgctgtgttGCAAACTGAAGACAACTCACCCACTAGTGCAAAGTTGCTCTCTAGAAGCTCCCTGTGTGAGttgaaccaggactgagcgagGCGACTGTTCTTGTTCTTGCCGATGATGTAGTTCATGATGTAGGCCAGCAGGCCGGTGACCATCAGGATCTCCATGTAGTAACTCTCCCAGCTGTTCTGCAGATGTGCAggaacctgcagagaaacagcaAGCGTTAGTTGGAATTAAAGCTTGACCGGTGCTAGATATTTTTCCTGGGCCAACATCTGATCATTTCGTCTTGCTTGTTTTTATACATGGTCAGATGCTTGTACGTGTcaatatataattcatattttaccaAAATCAAGCTCAAATGGAGTTACAAAGGTTTTTTAACCAGCGCCTGTCCAGATTCCTTTTTTGTACACTTCCTTTCATAACCACAATGTTAACATCAGAACTTTCTTATTGCACTTAGGCCACAGGAGGCGGTGAGTCTGCTGTAAAGCTCACAGTCAGAGCCGTGAGCCACCTTTAACCCGGGCTTTTCCAAGCTGACCTAGAGCCGGTGGAGACAGAGGAGTGTGAAACTTGCCTCTGAGAAGCTTTTAGCAATAAGCCCAGCTTACCGTGTGGATTATGAGAGGGTCCTTCATGGAGTGGCCCGGCTTCTCCATGTCTCCAATCCCCTCAAACTCCTCATGgtcatatttactgtaaatgtctTGATCCTAAGGACACAATAAGTTTAATTAGCTTTGCTACAgcgtaaattaataaaaacatttattatgaaaacTGCTCAAAAATGATTCTGTAATCAGTAATACAAGACAATGTACCTGTGTCTCCGAGTCCTCAAAGCCATCCAGGCCGTCCTCCAGCTCCACAGTGGCTTCATCCtcgtcttcatcctcttcaGGCTGCGAGGACGGTGAGGCGCGAGGCGGAGGCGCAGTTTCTGCCTCAGCTCCCTGTTCGTCGTTCATGTCCTCGAACTCAGCGAAGTCATTGTCATCAAAGTCTGCTAGGTCCTCGCCATCATCAAAGTCGTCGTTGTAGCGTCCACCAGAGACGGGAAGGgccaggaggagcagcagcgcGGGAATCAAGAGGAAACGTGCACTACGCATGGTGGGACCTGCACCAGCGTGGAGAAGCAGAGTGAAGGAGAGTTGATACAACAGgaaggaaaacatgaaaataaggGTGTtgggagaggagacagagaaggtCAAATGCAGAAGTTTAACAAACATGCCTGATACAGATACAAACAacaaccctttaaaacacaaggAGTGAAAATTCAACTCAGTTTAGAAATCTGTCAACGACTCCATTCTGCAAGGGGCTTGTGCATCAGTGTGTAAATGAGGCTACTTGAAAGCCTTACATGCTATAAATCCACCAAGTGTGGagtttgcaggtttccatgaatcgttgtggtacctgggccgtagtcgtgcctcctgctgtgacccggctgacacccactgctacttcaattattattattagtcacattactattactattccctatttcataattataattccactatagtcattgctgcttttataagtagtcttaattttttccttcgttactctgcttactactcttattatatgagtcatttatgtcatatacattgaatgtgttgtatctctgttaagctgttcattctgtacacatgacatctattgacttctgtccatcctgggagaaggatccctcctctgtcgctctcccacaggtttcttccttttttctccctgttaaagggttttttaggggagtttttcctgtgccgatgtgagggtgtaaggacagaggatgtgagggtctaaggacagaggatgtaaggacagagggtttaaggacagaggatgtgagagtgtaaggacagaggatgtgagggtggaaggacagaggatgtaaggacagaggatgtaaggacagagggtttaaggacagagggtgtaaggacagagggtctaaggacagaggatgtaaggacagaggatgtaaggacagaggatgtaaggacagagggtgtaaggacagaggatgtaaggacagagggtgtaaggacagagggtctaaggacagaggatataaggacagaggatctaaggacagagggtgtaaggacagaggatgtaaggacagagggtttaaggacagagggtgtgaggacagagggtgtgaggacagaggatctaaggacagaggatctaaggacagagtttaaggacagaggatgtgagggtctaaggacagaggatgtaaggacagaggatgtaaggacagaggatctaaggacagaggatctaaggacagagtttaaggacagaggatgtgagggtctaaggacagaggatctaaggacagaggatctaaggacagagggtgtaaggacagaggatgtaaggacagaggggtaaggacagaggatctaaggacagaggaggtcacatatgtacagatttaaagccctctgaggcaaatgtgtAATTTGTGACTCTGTCTCTACTCAATAAAGTTAATTGAATTGTtaagtgcccccccccccccctgatTAAAGTCACTTAAACTTTTATGAATTACACATAA
This genomic window from Anoplopoma fimbria isolate UVic2021 breed Golden Eagle Sablefish chromosome 11, Afim_UVic_2022, whole genome shotgun sequence contains:
- the ccdc47 gene encoding PAT complex subunit CCDC47 yields the protein MRSARFLLIPALLLLLALPVSGGRYNDDFDDGEDLADFDDNDFAEFEDMNDEQGAEAETAPPPRASPSSQPEEDEDEDEATVELEDGLDGFEDSETQDQDIYSKYDHEEFEGIGDMEKPGHSMKDPLIIHTVPAHLQNSWESYYMEILMVTGLLAYIMNYIIGKNKNSRLAQSWFNSHRELLESNFALVGDDGTSKEPVSTGKLNQENEHIYNLWCSGRVCCEGMLIQLKFLKRQDLLNVLARMMRPVCDQVQIKVTLNEDDMDTFVFAVGTKKAMAKHQKEMQDLSEFCGDKPKSGAKFGLPDSLSILSEMGEVTDGVMDNKMVHYITNHAEKIESIHFSDQFSGPKVMQEEGQPLKLPDTKKTLLFTFNVPGMGNTSPKDMDALLPLMNMVIYSIDKVKKLRLNREGKMKADRNRARVEENFLKQTHAQRQEAAQTRREEKKRAEKERIMNEEDPERQRRLEEAAQRREQKKIEKKQMKMKQIKVKAM